Proteins encoded in a region of the Bradyrhizobium sp. CB3481 genome:
- a CDS encoding 2-dehydropantoate 2-reductase N-terminal domain-containing protein, with protein sequence MARNVLILGASYGSLLATKLLMAGHNVTLVCRRQTAELINRDGTEVRIRLRDEATHRPIFSRDLPGMLDAVEPANVDPSRYDLVGLAMQEPQYAAPTMRLMLIKIAEAKLPCLSIMNMPPLPYLKRIPALAEMDLEKAYTNAAVWDRFEPGLVSLCSPDPQAFRPPEEAANVLHVGLPTNFKAASFADEKHNLLLRELEADIDAVRLDGQDVPVKLRVFDSMFVPLAKWSMLLTGNYRCITPHEPRSIREAVLGDINLSQSIYEHVDAVAQRLGADPSDQVPFEKYAKAAESLLRPSSAARAVAGGSPFIERVDLLVKLISHQLGMPNAEIDRTVRIVNQKLGESAEAISA encoded by the coding sequence ATGGCGCGCAACGTTCTGATCCTCGGAGCCTCGTACGGCTCATTGTTGGCGACGAAGCTCTTGATGGCGGGTCACAACGTGACCCTGGTTTGCCGCAGGCAGACCGCAGAGCTCATCAATCGTGACGGCACCGAAGTTCGCATCAGGCTGCGCGACGAGGCGACCCATCGGCCGATCTTCTCGCGCGATCTGCCCGGGATGCTGGACGCGGTCGAGCCCGCCAATGTCGATCCTTCCCGCTACGATCTGGTTGGTCTTGCGATGCAGGAGCCGCAATACGCAGCTCCTACGATGCGGCTTATGCTGATCAAGATCGCCGAGGCGAAGCTGCCCTGCCTTTCGATCATGAACATGCCGCCTTTGCCCTACCTCAAGCGCATCCCGGCGCTGGCGGAAATGGATCTTGAGAAAGCCTATACCAATGCCGCGGTGTGGGATCGGTTCGAGCCGGGCCTGGTCTCGCTCTGCTCTCCGGATCCGCAGGCCTTCCGTCCGCCGGAGGAAGCGGCGAATGTTCTTCACGTCGGCCTGCCGACAAATTTCAAGGCCGCGTCATTTGCCGATGAGAAGCACAATTTGCTGCTTCGGGAGCTGGAAGCTGACATCGATGCCGTGAGGCTCGACGGACAGGATGTTCCGGTGAAGCTCAGGGTGTTCGATTCGATGTTCGTCCCTCTGGCCAAATGGTCGATGCTGCTCACGGGCAATTACCGCTGCATTACGCCCCACGAGCCGCGATCGATCCGCGAGGCGGTGCTTGGCGACATCAACCTCTCGCAGTCGATCTATGAGCATGTCGATGCTGTCGCCCAGCGACTCGGCGCCGATCCCAGCGATCAGGTACCTTTCGAGAAATATGCCAAGGCCGCGGAAAGTCTTCTCAGACCCTCCTCGGCGGCGCGCGCAGTCGCTGGCGGCTCGCCGTTCATCGAGCGCGTAGACCTCCTCGTGAAGCTGATCTCGCACCAGCTTGGCATGCCCAATGCCGAAATCGACCGCACGGTCCGGATCGTCAATCAGAAACTGGGCGAGAGCGCCGAGGCCATATCAGCTTAA
- a CDS encoding CBS domain-containing protein, whose amino-acid sequence MQVGDILRKKAARVATVRMNETVAIAAQLMRSGNISALVVKDVVRTEGNTPVGMFTERDVVRAIAQYGAAGANMKVSQFVSVQQLISCTPSDTLEHVRHVMNREHIRHLPVIDNYSLIGVISMRDILAAFDEEATAKETVYAA is encoded by the coding sequence ATGCAAGTCGGAGATATCCTGCGCAAGAAAGCCGCCCGTGTCGCAACGGTCCGCATGAACGAGACCGTGGCCATTGCCGCGCAACTGATGCGCTCCGGCAATATCAGCGCGCTGGTCGTCAAGGATGTCGTGCGTACCGAAGGCAACACCCCGGTCGGCATGTTCACCGAGCGCGACGTAGTGCGCGCGATCGCCCAGTACGGCGCGGCCGGCGCCAACATGAAGGTCTCGCAGTTCGTCTCCGTGCAGCAGCTGATCTCCTGCACGCCGTCAGATACGCTCGAGCACGTTCGTCACGTGATGAACCGCGAGCATATCCGCCACCTCCCCGTCATCGACAATTACAGCCTGATCGGCGTCATCAGCATGCGCGACATCCTTGCCGCATTCGATGAAGAGGCCACGGCGAAAGAGACGGTCTACGCCGCCTGA
- a CDS encoding OpgC domain-containing protein yields the protein MHDRITIPQSAVGELPELKRQGRDLRIDACRGIALWFIFLDHIPNNIGSWLTLRNYGFSDAAEVFMFVSGVTCALAYGAAWRSEGWPGVISRTLRRSWDIYVAFLLVTLACAILVHLTGRLADESNTRVLLDHPGTTLARAAILQYRPVNTDVLPVFVLLHLLFAPLLWLLLRAPNATLGASLALYVSVHVFGWTVPAWPDGHWAFNPLAWQLLVLLGAWWMIEGKRVQPWMTSRTTLILAVLYLVFSMVIALSWRIGPLEALIPPALAKHPLDKSNLPALRLLHFLAIAVVAAWFVPRNWRGLATPVMRGAIRCGQNSLPIYCLGVLLTFASHLALLEFSAGPAMQIGVSLAGIAAMIAIATLLNSISTKPKRS from the coding sequence ATGCACGACCGAATTACCATCCCCCAGTCAGCGGTCGGCGAGTTGCCGGAGCTCAAACGCCAAGGACGCGACCTGCGAATCGATGCCTGTCGAGGCATCGCGCTCTGGTTCATCTTTCTCGACCATATCCCCAACAACATCGGAAGCTGGCTGACACTGCGGAACTACGGCTTCAGCGATGCCGCGGAAGTGTTCATGTTCGTGTCGGGCGTGACCTGCGCGCTGGCTTACGGAGCGGCCTGGCGCAGCGAGGGCTGGCCCGGAGTGATCAGCCGAACACTGCGGCGAAGCTGGGACATCTATGTCGCATTTCTGCTGGTTACCCTCGCCTGCGCCATCCTGGTTCATCTCACAGGTCGTCTTGCTGACGAGAGCAACACGCGAGTCCTGTTGGACCATCCCGGCACGACGCTCGCGCGCGCGGCGATACTGCAATACCGTCCAGTCAATACCGACGTATTGCCGGTCTTTGTGCTCCTTCACCTCTTGTTCGCGCCGCTGCTGTGGCTGCTGCTGCGAGCGCCGAACGCAACGCTTGGCGCCTCGCTGGCGCTTTATGTATCGGTGCATGTTTTTGGCTGGACCGTTCCGGCATGGCCGGACGGACACTGGGCGTTCAATCCGCTGGCCTGGCAGCTGCTTGTCCTGCTCGGAGCGTGGTGGATGATCGAGGGCAAGAGAGTCCAGCCGTGGATGACGTCACGCACGACGCTCATACTCGCCGTCCTGTATCTGGTCTTCAGCATGGTCATCGCATTGAGCTGGCGCATTGGCCCGTTGGAAGCGCTGATTCCGCCGGCGCTGGCCAAACACCCATTGGACAAATCGAATCTGCCTGCATTGCGACTACTGCATTTTTTGGCCATAGCGGTTGTGGCGGCATGGTTCGTGCCCCGCAATTGGCGAGGACTCGCAACGCCGGTAATGCGCGGTGCGATCCGCTGTGGCCAGAACTCGCTGCCAATCTATTGTCTCGGTGTTCTCTTGACGTTTGCCAGCCATCTGGCGCTGCTCGAATTTTCAGCCGGACCAGCGATGCAGATAGGGGTGAGTCTCGCTGGTATCGCAGCGATGATCGCAATCGCCACACTGCTGAACTCGATCAGCACCAAACCCAAACGATCATGA
- a CDS encoding tripartite tricarboxylate transporter permease, with protein MEELVNLFHGFAVALQPFNMMVMLVGIVLGVIIGVLPGLGGANGVAILLPLTFSMPPTSAIIMLSCIYWGALFGGAITSILFNIPGEPWSVATTFDGYPMAQKGKAGEALTAAFTSSFVGALFAVAMITLVAPLVASFALQFGPAEKFAVYFLAFCSFVGLSKEPPFKTIAAMMVGFALAAVGLDSITGQLRLTFGFTELLNGFDFLIAVIGLFGIGEILLTMEEGLAFRGGSAKINLRVVLQTWKELPAYWITSLRSCVIGCWMGITPAGATPASFMSYGIAKRVAKNGSNFGRGEIEGVVAPETAAHAAGTAALLPMLSLGVPGSPTAAVLLGGLLIWGLQPGPMLFVEQKEFVWGLIASMYLGNIVGLLVVLTCVPIFAAILRVPFSIIAPLILVLCAIGAYSVHSSTFDVMLMLVFGVIGYLLKKCNYPLAPLVLAIVLGDKAEEAFRQSLLGSQGSLGIFFSNTLVSSIMVLGLIALFWSAIQQGYTRLRGAAA; from the coding sequence ATGGAAGAACTCGTCAATCTGTTTCACGGCTTTGCGGTCGCGCTGCAGCCCTTCAACATGATGGTGATGCTCGTCGGCATCGTGCTCGGCGTCATCATCGGCGTGCTGCCGGGACTGGGCGGCGCCAACGGCGTAGCCATCCTGTTGCCACTGACCTTCAGCATGCCGCCGACATCGGCCATCATCATGCTGTCCTGCATCTACTGGGGGGCGCTGTTCGGCGGAGCGATCACCTCGATCCTGTTCAACATACCCGGCGAGCCATGGTCGGTCGCAACGACGTTCGACGGCTACCCGATGGCGCAGAAAGGCAAGGCCGGCGAAGCCTTGACCGCGGCGTTCACCTCGTCGTTCGTCGGCGCACTGTTTGCGGTCGCCATGATCACGCTGGTGGCACCGCTGGTCGCAAGCTTCGCGCTGCAATTTGGGCCGGCGGAAAAATTCGCCGTCTATTTCCTGGCGTTCTGCAGTTTCGTCGGATTGAGCAAGGAGCCGCCGTTCAAAACCATTGCCGCGATGATGGTCGGCTTTGCGCTTGCCGCCGTCGGTCTGGATTCCATCACCGGACAGTTGCGGCTGACGTTTGGCTTCACCGAACTGCTCAACGGCTTCGACTTCCTGATCGCCGTGATCGGTCTGTTCGGCATCGGCGAGATCCTGCTCACCATGGAGGAAGGCCTCGCCTTCCGCGGCGGCAGCGCCAAGATCAATCTGCGCGTGGTGCTGCAGACCTGGAAGGAATTGCCGGCCTACTGGATCACCTCGCTGCGGTCCTGCGTAATCGGCTGCTGGATGGGCATCACGCCGGCCGGCGCTACGCCGGCCTCGTTCATGAGCTATGGCATCGCCAAGCGCGTCGCCAAGAACGGCAGCAATTTCGGCAGGGGCGAAATCGAAGGCGTCGTCGCGCCGGAGACCGCGGCGCACGCCGCCGGCACCGCGGCGCTGCTGCCGATGCTTTCGCTCGGCGTGCCGGGCTCGCCGACCGCGGCCGTGTTGCTCGGCGGCCTCCTGATCTGGGGCCTGCAGCCGGGACCGATGCTGTTCGTCGAGCAGAAGGAGTTCGTCTGGGGCCTGATCGCCTCGATGTATCTCGGCAATATCGTCGGTCTGCTCGTGGTCTTGACCTGCGTGCCGATCTTCGCCGCGATCCTGCGCGTGCCCTTCTCAATCATCGCGCCGCTGATCCTGGTGCTGTGCGCGATCGGCGCCTATTCGGTTCACAGCTCGACGTTCGACGTGATGCTGATGCTGGTGTTCGGCGTGATCGGCTACCTGCTCAAGAAGTGCAATTATCCGCTCGCCCCGCTGGTGCTTGCGATCGTGCTCGGCGACAAGGCGGAAGAAGCCTTCCGGCAATCGTTGCTGGGATCCCAGGGCTCGCTCGGCATCTTCTTCTCCAACACCCTGGTCAGCTCGATCATGGTGTTGGGATTGATTGCGCTGTTCTGGTCTGCAATCCAGCAGGGCTATACCCGCTTGCGTGGTGCGGCCGCCTAG
- the oxlT gene encoding oxalate/formate MFS antiporter, translating to MTDTVHGAAAPVAARVSDTYRWTQLAIGVLAMVMIANYQYGWTFFVPDIQKKFGWDRASIQWAFTLFVLFETWLVPVEGWFVDKYGPRIVVLVGGVLCALGWAINAQATSLNGYYLGMIIAGIGAGGVYGTCVGNALKWFPDKRGLAAGITAAGFGAGSALTVAPIQAMIKDSGFQTTFLYFGLGQGIIIVLLAFFLFAPKSGQVPAVTQNANIIQSRRNYQPTEVIRQPIFWLMYFMFVIVGAGGLMVTANLKPIAVDWKVDSVPVTLMAVTMTAVTFAATIDRVLNGLTRPFFGWISDMIGRENTMFLAFGMEGIGIWGLYMLGHDPVWFVLLSGFVFFAWGEIYSLFPSTCTDTFGAKFATTNAGLLYTAKGTAALLVPVANYMQQSSGTWDSVFIVAAGANILASLLAIAVLKPWRKVVVEKSQLSA from the coding sequence ATGACGGATACTGTGCACGGAGCGGCAGCCCCAGTGGCGGCCCGGGTCAGCGACACCTACCGCTGGACGCAACTAGCCATCGGCGTGCTCGCGATGGTGATGATCGCCAATTACCAATATGGTTGGACTTTCTTCGTCCCCGACATCCAGAAGAAATTCGGATGGGATCGTGCTTCGATCCAGTGGGCATTTACGCTGTTCGTTCTGTTCGAGACCTGGCTGGTGCCGGTCGAAGGATGGTTCGTCGATAAATACGGCCCGCGCATCGTCGTCCTCGTCGGCGGCGTGCTCTGCGCCCTCGGATGGGCCATCAACGCGCAGGCGACTTCGCTCAACGGATACTATCTCGGCATGATCATCGCAGGCATCGGCGCCGGTGGCGTCTACGGCACCTGCGTCGGCAACGCGCTGAAATGGTTTCCCGACAAGCGCGGTCTCGCCGCCGGCATCACGGCCGCCGGATTCGGCGCCGGCTCGGCGCTGACGGTCGCGCCGATCCAGGCGATGATCAAGGATTCCGGCTTCCAGACCACCTTCCTCTATTTCGGTCTCGGCCAGGGCATCATCATCGTCCTCCTCGCCTTCTTCCTGTTCGCGCCGAAATCGGGACAAGTCCCCGCGGTGACGCAGAACGCCAACATCATCCAGAGCCGGCGCAACTATCAGCCGACTGAGGTGATCCGTCAGCCGATCTTCTGGCTGATGTATTTCATGTTCGTGATCGTCGGCGCCGGCGGATTGATGGTCACCGCCAACCTGAAGCCGATCGCGGTCGACTGGAAGGTCGACAGCGTGCCGGTCACGCTGATGGCGGTAACGATGACGGCGGTGACGTTCGCGGCCACCATCGATCGCGTGCTCAACGGCCTGACCCGCCCCTTCTTTGGCTGGATCTCCGACATGATCGGCCGCGAGAACACCATGTTCCTCGCGTTCGGCATGGAAGGCATCGGCATCTGGGGCCTCTATATGCTGGGCCACGATCCGGTGTGGTTCGTGCTGCTGTCGGGCTTCGTGTTCTTCGCCTGGGGTGAGATCTACTCGCTCTTCCCGTCGACCTGCACGGATACGTTCGGCGCCAAGTTCGCGACCACCAATGCTGGCCTGCTCTATACGGCAAAGGGCACCGCGGCGCTCCTGGTGCCGGTTGCGAACTACATGCAGCAGTCGTCGGGCACCTGGGACAGCGTGTTCATCGTCGCGGCCGGCGCGAATATCCTGGCCTCGCTGCTGGCGATCGCGGTGCTCAAGCCCTGGCGCAAGGTAGTGGTCGAGAAGTCGCAATTGTCGGCCTGA
- a CDS encoding helicase-related protein, with translation MLALHLLEEWRKSGRAGIVFLAENENRAERLGSVLHSLDPSLDVLVFPRLNTLPFDGLEPSPEIAGRRSSVLRRLAKTRKPVFLVSTAEAIMERLPLPASWGRLSISLKVGATHAEQDLKARLEALGYDLGEEAEYPGTALFHGKTFEIFPAGALGPFRIEHSGGAIRKILAVDPAEHDVLFEAKELFVDPMSERLALAGKRGQRAMLSDYCGRARWIADAGIPVHADGWLSTIEEAAGRKDAEREYLGRADWKKLAKRMNVLPRKAAFAATPDFSKMAAPRKALRAFVAETQAAGSRLLFVAAVEEDLRAMERMSGIKAERFAGWDEASSGRSREGALLADFDAGFVGSGRKPPVVVTASDVLGSRAHHPQPMARAWTAAFDHPDVPERGAVVVHLQRGRALLDGLQALNMGKGASREMIRLEFAGNDAVLVPPADLTLIWPYAAELGKLTLDKADGSTWWQRRGEAEREIQIAAKDLAKHIAQRRRRRAPRLVAPGPAYERFVARFPYFTTIDQARAIQDVLADLASGHPMDRVVCGDVGFGKTEVALRAAAAVALSGKQVAIAVPTTVLARQHVATFRKRFGPLGIEVGSLSRATSAPETRETKEGLRRGKLKVVVGTQALAGKDVKFADLGLVIIDEEQHFGAAEKAKLSGLAKGIHTLWMSATPIPRTLAAGLAGFRDLSVIATPPVHRLPVVTKVAPLSDAAIVAALLREQRRHGQSFLICPRIQDLEPMLARVQSAAHDLRIVCLHGKLPADEIDDRMMSFVEGEADVLLATNIVESGLDIPRANTIVVCWPEKFGLAQLHQLRGRVGRGGIRAFAYLLNESSSAQSEKRLTILEEFSRPGAGFAISERDLDLRGAGDLFSERQSGHVQVFGPVLYSHLLKRASEKTEDRAADFWVPDLNLPVADMLPAGYVQSEAVRLEIYGRVARCQNEDDLEELEEETARRFGRLPQEARDFFAAARLRLDCRRRGIVRLDVGPEAVAATFLPGRLRKSRSKSRSLERDGDRVVFASKGNGKPFERVEDFLERLDE, from the coding sequence ATGTTGGCGCTCCATCTCCTCGAAGAATGGAGGAAGTCCGGCCGCGCCGGCATCGTCTTCCTGGCCGAAAACGAGAACAGGGCGGAGCGGCTCGGCAGCGTGCTCCATTCGCTTGACCCCTCGCTCGATGTATTGGTGTTCCCGAGATTGAACACCTTGCCATTTGATGGACTGGAGCCATCGCCCGAAATTGCCGGCCGACGGAGCTCGGTGCTGCGGCGTCTCGCCAAGACGAGGAAGCCCGTCTTCCTGGTGTCGACGGCAGAGGCGATCATGGAGCGGCTGCCGTTGCCCGCGAGCTGGGGACGCCTCAGCATCAGCCTGAAGGTCGGGGCGACCCATGCCGAGCAGGATCTCAAGGCCCGTCTGGAGGCGCTGGGATATGATCTCGGCGAAGAGGCGGAATATCCGGGCACGGCACTGTTTCACGGCAAGACGTTCGAGATCTTTCCGGCGGGCGCGCTTGGTCCGTTCCGGATCGAGCATTCCGGTGGGGCGATCCGCAAGATCCTGGCCGTCGATCCGGCGGAGCATGACGTCTTGTTCGAGGCCAAGGAGCTCTTCGTCGATCCGATGTCCGAGCGCCTTGCATTGGCAGGCAAGCGGGGACAGCGGGCGATGCTGTCGGACTACTGTGGTCGGGCGCGATGGATCGCGGATGCAGGAATTCCTGTACATGCCGATGGCTGGCTGAGCACGATCGAGGAGGCCGCCGGCCGCAAGGACGCGGAACGCGAATATCTCGGGCGAGCGGATTGGAAAAAGCTGGCGAAGCGCATGAACGTGCTGCCCCGCAAGGCAGCTTTTGCGGCGACGCCGGACTTCTCGAAGATGGCGGCGCCCAGGAAGGCGCTCCGCGCGTTTGTCGCCGAGACGCAAGCCGCGGGATCGCGGCTGCTCTTTGTCGCGGCGGTGGAGGAGGACCTGCGCGCGATGGAGCGCATGAGCGGGATCAAGGCGGAGCGTTTCGCAGGTTGGGACGAGGCGAGTTCAGGCCGAAGTCGCGAGGGCGCGCTGCTGGCCGACTTCGATGCCGGCTTCGTCGGCTCTGGCAGGAAGCCTCCTGTCGTCGTGACGGCGTCCGACGTGCTCGGCAGCAGAGCCCATCATCCGCAGCCGATGGCCCGGGCCTGGACGGCGGCTTTTGATCACCCTGATGTGCCGGAGCGAGGGGCGGTCGTCGTTCATCTCCAGCGTGGGCGGGCCTTGCTGGATGGCTTGCAGGCCCTGAACATGGGGAAAGGAGCATCGCGCGAGATGATCAGGCTCGAGTTTGCGGGCAACGACGCCGTTCTCGTTCCGCCCGCCGATCTCACGCTGATCTGGCCTTACGCGGCGGAGCTCGGCAAGCTGACGCTGGACAAGGCGGACGGAAGCACGTGGTGGCAGCGGCGTGGCGAGGCCGAGCGGGAAATCCAGATTGCGGCCAAGGACCTTGCCAAACATATCGCCCAGCGGCGTCGGCGGCGCGCGCCCAGGCTGGTCGCTCCGGGGCCCGCCTATGAGAGGTTCGTCGCACGCTTTCCGTATTTCACGACGATCGACCAGGCGAGGGCGATCCAGGACGTGCTGGCCGATCTCGCATCCGGACATCCCATGGATCGGGTCGTCTGCGGCGACGTCGGCTTCGGCAAGACCGAGGTTGCCTTGCGGGCGGCCGCGGCGGTGGCTCTGTCCGGGAAACAGGTCGCCATCGCGGTACCGACCACCGTTTTGGCCAGGCAGCACGTCGCGACCTTCCGCAAGCGTTTCGGTCCACTCGGCATCGAGGTCGGAAGCCTGTCGCGGGCCACGTCGGCGCCGGAAACGAGGGAAACGAAGGAAGGCCTGCGTCGCGGCAAGCTGAAGGTCGTGGTGGGCACGCAGGCGCTTGCGGGGAAGGACGTGAAGTTCGCCGATCTCGGCCTCGTCATCATCGACGAGGAACAGCATTTCGGCGCGGCGGAGAAGGCAAAACTCTCAGGGCTGGCGAAAGGCATCCACACACTTTGGATGAGCGCCACGCCGATCCCACGCACGCTTGCGGCGGGCCTTGCGGGCTTCAGGGATCTCAGCGTCATCGCAACGCCGCCGGTTCACCGGCTGCCGGTTGTCACCAAGGTCGCCCCGCTATCGGACGCGGCCATTGTCGCTGCGCTGCTGCGCGAGCAGCGGCGTCACGGGCAGAGCTTTCTGATTTGCCCTCGCATTCAGGATCTGGAGCCGATGTTGGCGCGGGTGCAGTCGGCAGCCCATGATCTGCGCATCGTCTGTCTTCACGGCAAGCTGCCGGCCGACGAGATCGACGATCGAATGATGAGCTTCGTCGAAGGCGAGGCGGATGTTCTCCTGGCGACCAATATCGTGGAGAGCGGCCTCGACATTCCCCGCGCGAACACCATCGTGGTCTGCTGGCCGGAAAAGTTCGGTCTGGCGCAGCTCCATCAGCTCAGGGGGCGGGTGGGCCGAGGCGGGATACGGGCCTTCGCGTATCTGCTGAACGAGTCGAGCTCGGCACAATCCGAAAAGCGCCTGACCATTCTTGAAGAATTCAGCAGGCCCGGCGCGGGCTTTGCCATCAGCGAACGGGATCTCGACCTCAGGGGAGCGGGCGACCTCTTTTCAGAGCGGCAGTCGGGCCATGTCCAGGTTTTCGGACCCGTGCTCTACAGCCATCTTCTGAAGCGGGCCTCGGAGAAGACCGAGGACCGGGCAGCCGATTTCTGGGTGCCCGATCTGAATCTGCCGGTCGCGGATATGCTGCCGGCGGGCTACGTGCAGTCGGAAGCGGTCCGGCTTGAAATCTATGGCCGCGTCGCCAGGTGTCAGAACGAAGACGATCTGGAGGAGTTGGAAGAAGAGACCGCGCGCCGCTTCGGCCGGCTGCCGCAGGAGGCGCGCGATTTCTTTGCGGCGGCGAGGCTCAGGCTCGATTGCAGGCGCCGGGGTATTGTCAGGCTGGACGTTGGGCCGGAAGCCGTCGCTGCGACATTTCTGCCCGGCCGGCTGCGCAAATCCAGATCGAAATCCAGATCGCTCGAGCGCGATGGCGATCGCGTCGTCTTTGCCAGCAAGGGAAATGGGAAGCCATTCGAGCGGGTCGAGGATTTCCTGGAGAGGCTGGACGAATAA
- a CDS encoding winged helix-turn-helix domain-containing protein, with protein MRYLFEDFALDTERRELHRGAETVPVAPQVFDLLDYLIRNRERVVGKDDLIEAIWNGRSVSDAALTTRLNVARSALGDSGEEQRLIKTLPRKGFRFVGAVREERALVRSAMTETPIESPRPSLSLPDKPSIAVLPFQNLSNDPEQEYFADGVVEDVTMALSHFRWLFVIARNSSFAYKGQSVDIKQVGRELGVRYVLEGSVRKAGSRLRIAGQLIDAETGAHLWADRFDGALENIFELQDQMTSSVVGAIAPMLLREEVRRARRKPTENLDAYDYYLRGLASVRRWTQDANSEALQLFSKAIELDPGLACAYGMAGWCYIQRKARRWMVDREKESSEAMRLARRAVHLGADDEVALSMGAYVLTFIAHEFDDAIAFVDRGLAINPNSTLAWNLGAWVRVFRGEPDLVIDYAARAMRLSPLDPSMYAMNGAVAYAHFLMGHYDSASSSTEKSLRDNPEFLLAIAMFAASNALAGCLAAARKGIARARECNPDLRLSNLGDLAPFRRPEDAAHFANGLREAGLPE; from the coding sequence TTGCGCTATCTCTTCGAGGACTTCGCCCTTGATACCGAAAGGCGTGAACTGCATCGCGGGGCGGAGACCGTCCCCGTCGCTCCACAGGTTTTTGACTTGCTGGACTACCTGATCCGCAATCGGGAGCGGGTCGTCGGCAAAGACGATCTCATCGAGGCCATTTGGAATGGGCGCAGCGTCTCGGATGCGGCGCTGACGACCCGTCTGAATGTTGCCCGGAGCGCGCTCGGCGATTCTGGCGAGGAACAGCGCCTCATCAAGACATTGCCGCGCAAGGGCTTCCGCTTTGTGGGTGCGGTCCGGGAAGAGCGGGCGTTAGTAAGATCTGCAATGACCGAAACCCCGATAGAGTCGCCGAGGCCCTCTCTCTCGCTACCCGATAAGCCGTCGATTGCGGTGCTGCCGTTCCAGAATCTCAGTAACGATCCGGAGCAAGAGTATTTCGCCGATGGCGTCGTTGAAGATGTCACGATGGCGCTGTCTCACTTCCGCTGGCTGTTTGTGATCGCGCGCAATTCGAGCTTTGCCTACAAAGGTCAGTCCGTGGACATCAAGCAGGTTGGCCGGGAGCTTGGGGTGCGCTATGTGCTCGAGGGTAGCGTACGCAAGGCTGGAAGTCGCCTTCGCATCGCTGGTCAGCTTATTGATGCTGAAACGGGAGCACATCTCTGGGCGGACCGTTTTGACGGTGCGCTTGAAAATATCTTCGAACTACAGGATCAAATGACGTCCAGCGTGGTGGGGGCGATCGCGCCCATGCTGCTGCGTGAGGAAGTCAGGCGGGCCAGGCGCAAGCCGACCGAGAATCTGGATGCATACGACTATTATCTGCGTGGCCTGGCGAGCGTTCGCCGCTGGACGCAGGATGCGAACAGTGAGGCACTCCAGCTCTTCAGCAAGGCGATTGAGCTCGACCCCGGCCTGGCGTGCGCCTATGGCATGGCCGGATGGTGCTACATCCAGCGCAAGGCGCGTCGCTGGATGGTCGATCGTGAAAAAGAGAGCTCCGAAGCTATGCGGCTAGCCCGCAGGGCGGTGCATCTGGGAGCAGATGACGAGGTAGCGCTATCCATGGGTGCATATGTACTCACCTTCATTGCCCATGAATTCGACGATGCCATTGCATTCGTGGATCGTGGACTGGCAATCAATCCAAACTCGACGCTAGCCTGGAATCTTGGTGCCTGGGTGAGAGTTTTCCGAGGTGAGCCCGACCTTGTAATTGATTACGCTGCGCGTGCCATGCGTCTGAGCCCGCTTGACCCGTCTATGTACGCCATGAACGGAGCCGTGGCGTATGCTCATTTTCTTATGGGCCACTATGATTCGGCGTCGTCGTCCACCGAAAAATCACTGCGCGACAATCCCGAGTTCCTGCTGGCGATCGCCATGTTCGCAGCCAGCAACGCGCTCGCCGGATGCCTTGCGGCAGCCCGGAAAGGCATCGCACGTGCACGCGAATGCAATCCGGATCTGCGCCTCTCTAACCTGGGAGATCTTGCGCCATTTCGTCGACCGGAGGACGCAGCCCATTTTGCCAACGGCCTTCGCGAAGCAGGTCTCCCGGAATGA
- a CDS encoding DUF1127 domain-containing protein — protein MSTIYGATELRPATANRQVYSPFEKYWYAFLEWRKRDRLRAELCHLTDSELADIGISRGEIDYVASHRDTDPRSILSAG, from the coding sequence ATGAGCACGATATACGGAGCCACCGAGCTCCGACCGGCAACGGCAAATCGTCAGGTCTACAGTCCCTTTGAAAAATATTGGTATGCATTTTTGGAGTGGCGCAAGCGTGATAGGCTGCGTGCAGAATTGTGCCATCTGACGGACAGCGAGCTCGCGGATATCGGTATCTCGCGCGGCGAAATCGACTACGTTGCATCGCACCGGGATACAGACCCGCGAAGCATCCTGTCCGCTGGCTAA